Below is a window of Mucilaginibacter ginkgonis DNA.
CCCTCCATGTCGCCGTAGCCGATGATGGACGACCATTCGCGAACGGCTGAGTGAAACTCCAGATCGTCGCCGCGAATGGACTTGTCATATAACGCCGTTTCTATAGATTCCTCCAGCAACGCTTCATTCTTAAATAAATACTCGGCTATGCCAAGCCGTAAACGAAAGGGCGGGGTTTGCGCGATTAAATTGTCGTAAGGATTTACGCCTAAATGGTACCAGGCGTCAACCATACTTAACAAGCTTAAGTGCGAATTAGGTTTTGGGTGCATCGCCGGATCTGATAAAGAGAAATCCTTCATCACTTTGTCGTTAAACATAATAAGCTTGCGGCTTTCATGAAACACAAAATCGCGGGCGGCATACACGCGCTTTTTAAAAGCATCTGCCTCTTCCATGATCATCAGCTTAAATAGTTCTGACTCTGACAAAGCATAACGTTTCACTTGCTCCCTTGCGTAAGGGTTAAGAATTGCCAGACCTGCATAAACGTGGGCTTTGTAACCAAATATGCGAAGAGTAGTTAAAATCTTTACGTTATCAATGCCGCCTGTATATGACGCATTGTCCCAAGGAAAAAAGCCCGCTGCCTTCCAGGCAGTGCCCATGCTTTCAAAACCGACGTGTGTCACAGCTTGCGTATCGGCAACTATCTTATCGTGCTGATGATAGTCGGTAAGTTCTACAATGTCTGTACCCAAACTCTTAAAAAGGTCATACATGCGTTTATAATCGCTGTTGCTACTGCGATGGCGTATTAATATCAGCTTCTGGCCTCTCGGTTCGAAACCCGGGCCGTGCATGGCATGGAAAGTAATGATAGGCGTGTCAGTCTCCAGATAGCGTTCAAAAATATTAATCTCCGGCTGTTTTACTGATGTTTGCCCGGCGACAATGGTATTTGCTCGGATTGCTTTACAGCTTTGTGCAACAACCTGCTCCAACTTCTCGGCTTCGACTGAGTAGATAAGCAGATTACTTTTTGCGGCAACGTCTGCTCCGTCATCGTAAATGCTGATGCTTAAATGGGCAAGCTCTTCTTCCAATCGCTGGCGATTGTGCGGTAAGTCGCACCCGCAAACCGTGTAGCCTGCTTTGGCAAAAGCCCTTGTATAAACCTTACCCATATCGCCCAGGCCGATAATCCCGATATTCATAACCGCTAATATAAATGATTAAGCAGCGTAGCAGGCAGTTTTCAACTTATTTGTGAGCCGTTTTAAAATTTGATACCTTAGTGCAAACCATCAAGTTAAAAATTACCGACCTCTATTGATATGGTAAATTTGAATTTTAAAAAGGCACTGAAGCTCACAACATTGATCTTGTTGTCAGTAAATATTTGCGTATTTGCACAAGATACTACCAGAAAAACAGGAGCAAAGCCTAAAACGATAGCTAAGCCTGTTGCTACTCCGCCGGCAAATAAATACCCTGCAAAGCCGGCGATCACCGTTCCAAAAACTGCATCTCCTGCCCCGGCTACAACCACGCCGGCAGCAAATCCATACGCGGCACCTGCCCCGGCCCCAACCGACCGCAGCATAAACGGGCAATATCAGTACCTGCTTACCAAGCTTTACAACTACCAGCGACCAATGGCTTCGGCATTTTACAAAAGTGTTAGCGACAGTCTGCACAGTGTTCAAAAGCGCATAAAGCCTTTAGAAAGTAATGTTGCAGCCTTGCAGGATACCGCTAAAGAGTTGCATAAGCAACTGGCAGGTCAGCAGGAAGAGTTAAACAAATCAACCTCACAGCAAGATAGCATTAGCCTGGCTGGCATACCCATGACCAAAAGCAGCTACAACATGCTGATGTGGGGACTTGTTGTGGTTTTTGGCGTGATAGCTGTTGTAGTGATTACACGTTCTGGTGCTTATGCGCGCGAGGCTAAAAACCGTGTTCAGGCTTATGAAGAGCTGGAAGAAGAGCATAAAAACTATAAAGCCAAAGCCGGAGAAAAAGAAAAGAAACTGGCCCGCGAATTGCAAACTGCCCGCAACAAACTGGAAGAACTTACAGGTAACCCAAATTATTAATTCTGATTAATGGGTGCCTTCCTCTTTGGGTGGAACCCAATCAAGTGGCCGTGGATCGAGCTACCGCATGATATCGAAAGGTTAAACAAAGAAGGCAGCATCACCGAAGACTGGAGTATAGCCGCCTATAAAGCTGCGAAGCCCGGCGACCGGGCTTATTTTGTGCGGGTAGCTGTTGAGCCCAAAGGTATCTTCGCGTCGGGCACATTGGCATCAGAACCTTTCATTGCATTCCGGAAAGGGCGGCATTACCACCGTGTTAACATTAATATCGACACGCTGCTTAACCCGGATACCGGGCGTATCCTCACGTTCGACATTTTAAAGACAGGTAACCTTGCAGGTCAGCTATGGACACCCCAAGCATCGGGAATCAACATCAAACCGCACCTGGTGGATGAGCTAGAGGGGCTATGGCAAGACTTCCTGGAAAACAGACACACCGCTGACGATATTGTCTGATATCGATTAATCCTTCCTCTTCGATTTCTATCTATATATTATAAACTTAAGAGATAGAGATCATGAAAAAGAGCATATTATTCATCGCATTGTTAGCCTCATTTGCAGGCACATTGTCTAGCTGCGCAGTACGTGCAGATTATGGTTACCGCAACCATTACGATCGTTATCATCATTATAATGGTTATGACCGCGGTTACCACCACTACTAAAATTTTTTGTTTTGATTTGACTTTTACCAAAGGCTGCCGCAAGGGCGGCCTTTGGTATTTTATTAATTTGCGCGAAGTCATGCCGAACTTGTTTCGGCATCTCACAGCACAATTAACCTGATGAGATTTAAGATATGTTTGCAATTTGGGATGCCGAAACAAGTTCGGCATGACAATACTGATTTATTTAAAGAGGCTTGGAATACACTTGTCTCTTTTTAAATTCCTCGTAAGAAATAAACCTACCTGCTTTAAAATCTTCCTGCCCTCTTTTTATCCCATCCAGCACATGTTGTGGCAATTCAACACTTTCTTCTTCTTTGTCAAAAGAAACGTTTTGCGACTCCAAAAAATCCTCGACCGCTTTTTCCTGCTCTGCTGTTGGGTATACTACAAACGTGCTCATACTCAAATATAATGATTTAATTAATTCGAAGACTGTCCATTTGAGATGCCGAAACAAGTTCGGCATGACGCTAACTGGCACAGATATTAAATAAAAAAGCCATCGGTTTTTATTGAATGACAATGGGTTTACTACTCCTGGAGATTGTTGTTGTTACACGCCTCGCGAAGATGTCTTGACTTTTGCTCCTCTCTTTTGGATAGGGTTGGGGTGAGGTTACAAAAAAAGCCACCCGTAAACGAGTGGCTTTTATAATTTTCACCTCCCTCTCCTTCGGAGAGGGCCGGAGTGAGGCTTTTATCACACTTTGATCTCTACTTCAACGCCGCTTGGCAATTCAAGTTTCATCAGCGCGTCAACCGTTTTGGAGTTAGAGCTATAAATGTCTAACAAACGTTTGTAGCTGCAAAGCTGGAATTGCTCGCGTGCTTTTTTGTTAACGTGCGGTGAACGCAATACTGTAAAGATTTTCTTTTCAGTTGGCAAAGGCAGCGGTCCGCTTACTACAGCGCCGGTTGGCTTTACGGTCTTAACGATCTTTTCTGCTGATTTGTCAACCAGGTTGTAGTCGTAAGACTTTAGTTTAATTCTGATTCTTTGGCTCATCTTGTTTTTGTTATTTGTGATCTCACCGATTTAAGATGATCTCACTGATTTGTTATGCTACCATAAGAGCTATTTATTATGGCAACGGTTAATTATCTTTAATTACACCGATCATCTGTGAAATCACAAACCAATCGGTGTAATCTCTTTTCTATTTTATGCTATCGCGCCTTTAACGCGGCCTTTAGACTTGGCAACAACCTCGTCTTGTACGTTGCGTGGTGCTTCGGCATAGTGGTCAAACTCCATGGTAGAAGTTGCACGGCCCGATGTGATGGTACGTAACTGGGTTACATAACCAAACATTTCTGACAATGGCACTGTAGCCTTGATCACCTGAGAGCCTGCACGGGTGTCCATACCTAAAAGCTGGCCGCGGCGGCGGTTCATGTCACCGATAACGTCACCCATGTTTTCTTCAGGGGTTAAGATCTCTATTTTCATGATCGGCTCAAGCAATACCGGTTTACATTTTACCAATGCTTCGCGGTAAGCAGATTTAGCAGCTATCTCGAAAGAAAGCGCATCTGAATCGACCGCGTGGAATGAACCATCGATCAACCTTACTTTCATGTTCTGCAGCGGATAACCTGCTAACACACCGTTAGACATTGACGCGGCAAAGCCTTTCTCTACAGATGGGATAAACTCACGAGGAATTGCACCACCGGTAATTTCATTTACAAACTGTAAACCGTCTTTACCTTCATCAGATGGAGAAATAACAATTTGGATATCGGCAAACTTACCAC
It encodes the following:
- a CDS encoding prephenate dehydrogenase translates to MNIGIIGLGDMGKVYTRAFAKAGYTVCGCDLPHNRQRLEEELAHLSISIYDDGADVAAKSNLLIYSVEAEKLEQVVAQSCKAIRANTIVAGQTSVKQPEINIFERYLETDTPIITFHAMHGPGFEPRGQKLILIRHRSSNSDYKRMYDLFKSLGTDIVELTDYHQHDKIVADTQAVTHVGFESMGTAWKAAGFFPWDNASYTGGIDNVKILTTLRIFGYKAHVYAGLAILNPYAREQVKRYALSESELFKLMIMEEADAFKKRVYAARDFVFHESRKLIMFNDKVMKDFSLSDPAMHPKPNSHLSLLSMVDAWYHLGVNPYDNLIAQTPPFRLRLGIAEYLFKNEALLEESIETALYDKSIRGDDLEFHSAVREWSSIIGYGDMEGYKKHFNDVQTFFAGRLEEGKKQSAELIKRLMMD
- the rpsJ gene encoding 30S ribosomal protein S10; its protein translation is MSQRIRIKLKSYDYNLVDKSAEKIVKTVKPTGAVVSGPLPLPTEKKIFTVLRSPHVNKKAREQFQLCSYKRLLDIYSSNSKTVDALMKLELPSGVEVEIKV